A window of the Dioscorea cayenensis subsp. rotundata cultivar TDr96_F1 chromosome 14, TDr96_F1_v2_PseudoChromosome.rev07_lg8_w22 25.fasta, whole genome shotgun sequence genome harbors these coding sequences:
- the LOC120275682 gene encoding polypyrimidine tract-binding protein homolog 3-like isoform X2 yields MTEPSKVIHVRNVGLEITEIDLHQLVQPFGVVTKLVMLRAKNQALLQMQDVDSAVNVLQYYTNTQPSVRGRNVYMQFSSHQELTTVDQNSQGRKNGEQDSQPNRILLVTIHHMLYPITVEVLHQVFSPHGFVEKIVTFHKSAGFQALVQYQLCQSAVQAQSSLQGRNIYDGCCQLDIQYSNLNELQVNYNNDRSRDFTNPSLPSEQRGRSSQSGYGDSGSLYGLQPAGVRPGSFTQMSNVAAIAAAFGGVLPHGVTGTNDRCTLLVTNLNPEKIDEDKLFNLFSIYGNIVRIKLLRNKPDHALVQMGDGFQAELALHFLKGAFLLGKRLEVNFSKYPNITQAPDTREYAGSPLNRYNNNAVKNYRYCCSPTKMIHVSALPQDITEEELVTHLEEHGTILNTKLFEVNGKKQALIMFENEEQATEALVCKHATNIDRSVIRISFSQLQSI; encoded by the exons ATGACGGAGCCTTCCAAAGTAATTCATGTGCGAAACGTTGGCCTTGAGATCACTGAG ATTGATCTGCATCAATTGGTGCAGCCATTTGGTGTTGTCACTAAGCTGGTGATGTTACGAGCGAAGAATCAG GCTCTTCTCCAAATGCAAGATGTCGATTCTGCTGTTAATGTGCTGCAGTATTACACTAATACCCAGCCAAGTGTCAG GGGGAGGAATGTGTACATGCAATTCTCTTCACATCAGGAGCTGACTACAGTTGATCAGAATTCGCAGGGACGAAAAAATGGTGAACAG GATTCACAACCCAATCGAATTCTCTTAGTTACAATTCATCACATGCTCTATCCTATAACAGTGGAAGTGCTACATCAAGTTTTTTCTCCCCATGGGTTTGTGGAGAAGATCGTCACATTTCATAAATCGGCTG gGTTTCAAGCTCTTGTCCAGTATCAGTTGTGCCAGAGTGCTGTGCAAGCACAAAGCTCTTTACAA GGCCGCAATATATATGATGGCTGTTGCCAGCTAGATATTCAGTATTCCAA CCTCAATGAGTTACAAGTTAATTACAACAACGACCGATCTAG AGATTTTACAAATCCATCTTTGCCTTCTGAGCAGAGAGGCAGATCATCACAA TCCGGGTATGGTGATTCAGGAAGCCTTTATGGACTCCAACCAGCTGGAGTTAGGCCAG GTTCTTTTACACAG ATGAGCAATGTAGCAGCAATTGCAGCTGCCTTTGGTGGAGTTTTACCCCATGGAGTGACTGGCACAAATGATCGGTGCACGCTCCTAGTTACTAATTTAAATCCTGAA aaaattgatgaagacaaactttttaatctattttctATCTATGGAAATATTGTAAGAATTAAACTGCTTCGAAACAAACCAGATCATGCTCTTGTTCAGATGGGGGATGGGTTTCAGGCTGAATTAGCCTTGCACTTCTTGAAG GGAGCATTTTTACTTGGGAAGAGATTAGAGGTCAACTTCTCCAAGTACCCAAACATCACACAAGCCCCTGACACTCGTGAGTACGCTGGATCGCCCCTTAACCGGTACAACAACAATGCTGTCAAGAACTACCGATACTGTTGCTCCCCAACTAAGATGATCCATGTGTCCGCCCTCCCGCAGGACATCACAGAGGAAGAGCTTGTGACCCACCTCGAGGAGCATGGGACCATTTTGAACACTAAGTTATTTGAGGTGAATGGTAAGAAGCAAGCATTGATCATGTTTGAGAATGAGGAGCAAGCTACTGAAGCCCTTGTGTGCAAGCATGCCACCAACATTGATAGATCGGTTATTCGCATCTCATTCTCTCAGTTGCAGAGCATCTAA
- the LOC120275682 gene encoding polypyrimidine tract-binding protein homolog 3-like isoform X1 codes for MTEPSKVIHVRNVGLEITEIDLHQLVQPFGVVTKLVMLRAKNQALLQMQDVDSAVNVLQYYTNTQPSVRGRNVYMQFSSHQELTTVDQNSQGRKNGEQDSQPNRILLVTIHHMLYPITVEVLHQVFSPHGFVEKIVTFHKSAGFQALVQYQLCQSAVQAQSSLQGRNIYDGCCQLDIQYSNLNELQVNYNNDRSRDFTNPSLPSEQRGRSSQQSGYGDSGSLYGLQPAGVRPGSFTQMSNVAAIAAAFGGVLPHGVTGTNDRCTLLVTNLNPEKIDEDKLFNLFSIYGNIVRIKLLRNKPDHALVQMGDGFQAELALHFLKGAFLLGKRLEVNFSKYPNITQAPDTREYAGSPLNRYNNNAVKNYRYCCSPTKMIHVSALPQDITEEELVTHLEEHGTILNTKLFEVNGKKQALIMFENEEQATEALVCKHATNIDRSVIRISFSQLQSI; via the exons ATGACGGAGCCTTCCAAAGTAATTCATGTGCGAAACGTTGGCCTTGAGATCACTGAG ATTGATCTGCATCAATTGGTGCAGCCATTTGGTGTTGTCACTAAGCTGGTGATGTTACGAGCGAAGAATCAG GCTCTTCTCCAAATGCAAGATGTCGATTCTGCTGTTAATGTGCTGCAGTATTACACTAATACCCAGCCAAGTGTCAG GGGGAGGAATGTGTACATGCAATTCTCTTCACATCAGGAGCTGACTACAGTTGATCAGAATTCGCAGGGACGAAAAAATGGTGAACAG GATTCACAACCCAATCGAATTCTCTTAGTTACAATTCATCACATGCTCTATCCTATAACAGTGGAAGTGCTACATCAAGTTTTTTCTCCCCATGGGTTTGTGGAGAAGATCGTCACATTTCATAAATCGGCTG gGTTTCAAGCTCTTGTCCAGTATCAGTTGTGCCAGAGTGCTGTGCAAGCACAAAGCTCTTTACAA GGCCGCAATATATATGATGGCTGTTGCCAGCTAGATATTCAGTATTCCAA CCTCAATGAGTTACAAGTTAATTACAACAACGACCGATCTAG AGATTTTACAAATCCATCTTTGCCTTCTGAGCAGAGAGGCAGATCATCACAA CAGTCCGGGTATGGTGATTCAGGAAGCCTTTATGGACTCCAACCAGCTGGAGTTAGGCCAG GTTCTTTTACACAG ATGAGCAATGTAGCAGCAATTGCAGCTGCCTTTGGTGGAGTTTTACCCCATGGAGTGACTGGCACAAATGATCGGTGCACGCTCCTAGTTACTAATTTAAATCCTGAA aaaattgatgaagacaaactttttaatctattttctATCTATGGAAATATTGTAAGAATTAAACTGCTTCGAAACAAACCAGATCATGCTCTTGTTCAGATGGGGGATGGGTTTCAGGCTGAATTAGCCTTGCACTTCTTGAAG GGAGCATTTTTACTTGGGAAGAGATTAGAGGTCAACTTCTCCAAGTACCCAAACATCACACAAGCCCCTGACACTCGTGAGTACGCTGGATCGCCCCTTAACCGGTACAACAACAATGCTGTCAAGAACTACCGATACTGTTGCTCCCCAACTAAGATGATCCATGTGTCCGCCCTCCCGCAGGACATCACAGAGGAAGAGCTTGTGACCCACCTCGAGGAGCATGGGACCATTTTGAACACTAAGTTATTTGAGGTGAATGGTAAGAAGCAAGCATTGATCATGTTTGAGAATGAGGAGCAAGCTACTGAAGCCCTTGTGTGCAAGCATGCCACCAACATTGATAGATCGGTTATTCGCATCTCATTCTCTCAGTTGCAGAGCATCTAA